One genomic region from Torulaspora delbrueckii CBS 1146 chromosome 4, complete genome encodes:
- the DED81 gene encoding asparagine--tRNA ligase DED81 (similar to Saccharomyces cerevisiae DED81 (YHR019C); ancestral locus Anc_1.353), producing the protein MSLYVNESVGVDETTACGSQEKPYATPAFALFAYQGQQGQDAAEPKLFVFKSEENEYQEISASALKKARKGCSGLIKKAVKQKEEQARKEQQDADNAAKQMAALNIKIEEDKSLPAAKKFKVGQSYEHVGERVKLSGWIHRLRSNKKVVFVVLRDGTGFIQCVLAGDLAVAQQTVDLTLESSVVLYGTVTKVPEGKSAPGDVELVVDYYEIVGLAPSGEEAFTNKIAEGADPSLLLDQRHLTLRGETISAVMKVRAALLKSIRRVYDEENITEVTPPCMVQTQVEGGSTLFKLDYYGEEAFLTQSSQLYLETCLAALGDVYTIQESFRAEKSHTRRHLSEYTHIEAELCFLSFDELLDHIERLVINSVQYVLEDPVSGPLVKQLNPKFQAPKGPFLRLDYKDAIQWLNDHDVKNEDGEPFKFGDDIAEAAERKMTDTIGVPIFLIRFPVEIKSFYMQRCKDDPRVTESVDVLMPNVGEITGGSMRIKDTEELMEGFKREGIDPKAYYWFVDQRKYGTCPHGGYGIGTERILAWLCDRFTVRDCSLYPRFSGRCKP; encoded by the coding sequence ATGTCATTGTACGTTAACGAAAGTGTCGGTGTGGACGAAACTACGGCTTGTGGAAGTCAGGAAAAGCCATATGCAACACCAGCTTTTGCGCTGTTTGCATACCAGGGTCAACAAGGCCAGGATGCTGCTGAACCCAAACTGTTTGTGTTTAAGAGTGAGGAAAATGAGTACCAGGAAATCTCTGCATCtgcattgaagaaagcgCGTAAGGGTTGTAGTGGTTTGATCAAAAAGGCCGTTAAgcagaaagaagagcagGCCAGGAAAGAGCAGCAGGATGCTGACAATGCAGCTAAACAGATGGCTGCTTTGAACATCAAGATCGAAGAGGATAAATCTTTACCTGCGGCTAAGAAATTCAAGGTTGGCCAGTCCTATGAGCATGTTGGCGAGAGAGTCAAACTTTCTGGTTGGATTCACAGACTACGTTCTAACAAGAAGGTTGTCTTTGTGGTTTTGAGAGACGGTACTGGATTCATCCAGTGTGTTTTGGCTGGCGATCTGGCTGTTGCACAACAGACTGTGGATTTGACTTTGGAATCTAGTGTTGTGCTGTATGGTACAGTGACCAAGGTTCCCGAGGGTAAGAGTGCTCCAGGTGATGTTGAATTGGTCGTTGACTACTACGAGATCGTTGGCTTGGCTCCTTCTGGTGAGGAGGCCTTCACCAACAAGATTGCAGAAGGTGCTGACCCTTCGCTATTATTGGACCAACGTCACCTAACTTTGAGAGGTGAGACCATTTCCGCTGTTATGAAAGTTCGTGCAGCTCTACTGAAATCTATTAGACGTGtttacgatgaagaaaatatAACGGAAGTGACTCCACCATGCATGGTGCAAACCCAAGTCGAAGGTGGTTCTACTCTTTTCAAGCTGGACTACTACGGTGAAGAAGCCTTTTTGACCCAGAGTTCACAATTGTATTTGGAGACCTGTTTGGCTGCTCTAGGTGACGTTTACACCATCCAGGAATCCTTCCGTGCTGAGAAGTCCCACACTAGAAGGCATTTGTCTGAGTACACTCATATTGAAGCAGAATTATGTTTCTTGAGctttgatgaacttttggACCACATCGAAAGATTGGTGATCAATTCTGTGCAATACGTTTTGGAGGATCCAGTCTCTGGTCCTTTAgtcaagcaattgaaccCCAAATTCCAAGCTCCAAAGGGTCCTTTCTTGAGACTGGATTACAAGGATGCTATTCAATGGTTAAATGATCATGATGTCAAGAATGAAGACGGTGAACCGTTTAAATTTGGTGACGATATCGCCGAAGCTGCTGAGAGAAAGATGACTGACACCATCGGTGTtccaatcttcttgatcagaTTTCCGGTCGAGATCAAATCTTTCTACATGCAACGTTGTAAGGATGATCCCCGTGTCACCGAGTCTGTCGATGTTCTAATGCCAAATGTCGGTGAAATCACCGGTGGTTCCATGAGAATTAAGGACACCGAAGAACTAATGGAAGGCTTCAAACGTGAAGGCATTGATCCAAAGGCCTACTACTGGTTCGTCGACCAAAGAAAATACGGTACCTGTCCTCACGGTGGTTACGGTATCGGTACCGAGCGTATTCTTGCCTGGTTATGTGACAGATTCACAGTCAGAGACTGCTCCTTGTACCCACGTTTCTCCGGTAGATGTAAACCATAA
- the YSC83 gene encoding Ysc83p (similar to Saccharomyces cerevisiae YSC83 (YHR017W); ancestral locus Anc_1.355): MSSGDRDIVDRLFSVGYNVISRGNEAVSDVAGKVVDKVRQVQGKDVKKLESLQLDSKSPGVWESLGGVVSWTYGQRQRALVGASITAGAIVLFWQCKQLLKVPERLPSSQSRCVLIFGDMRDPIVRTQVMDLYRRGFTVFICSTNAKAFRERQEDDDFLRHIDPGSASDLASFVRFLAKSGEGEPCKLASILFMPNLAYYPPGDMSTSQLASEIRSNVLVYYSTLVEILPHLESSTVQLILFNPSLSLNLAVPHHPAELFISGLMSSINQTMKRYHRLKVSMVHVGALKLGAQPSNYKYLNLRGSNINDSLLKPVYNLIMSYNGNRMQRLWLWITTGGSLQRNLYCGRFSYLSKIPILTSIIKNDFWTSFKGLLKYKDLSK, translated from the coding sequence ATGAGTTCTGGTGATCGTGATATAGTGGACAGGCTTTTCAGCGTTGGTTATAACGTTATATCTCGAGGAAATGAGGCAGTATCGGATGTTGCTGGGAAGGTGGTTGACAAGGTGCGACAAGTACAGGGGAAGGATGTGAAAAAGTTGGAGAGCTTACAGTTGGACTCCAAGTCGCCAGGTGTGTGGGAATCGCTTGGTGGAGTTGTATCGTGGACCTATGGACAGAGACAGAGGGCTTTGGTCGGGGCAAGCATCACTGCAGGTGCTATAGTACTCTTTTGGCAGTGTAAACAGCTTTTGAAGGTTCCAGAACGGTTGCCATCATCTCAGTCGAGGTGTGTGCTAATATTTGGGGATATGCGGGATCCAATTGTGCGGACACAGGTAATGGATCTTTACAGAAGAGGATTTACGGTCTTCATATGTTCTACCAATGCCAAGGCATTTCGTGAAAGGCAggaggatgatgatttcCTGCGACATATTGATCCTGGATCTGCCAGTGATCTAGCCTCGTTCGTGAGGTTCCTTGCAAAGTCTGGAGAAGGAGAACCATGTAAACTGGCATCGATTCTGTTCATGCCAAACTTGGCATATTATCCTCCTGGTGATATGTCCACTAGTCAGTTGGCTTCTGAGATCAGGTCCAATGTGCTGGTTTACTATAGTACTTTAGTCGAGATACTACCCCACTTGGAGAGTTCCACCGTGCAATTAATCCTATTTAACCCTTCACtttcattgaatttggcGGTTCCTCACCATCCAGCAGAACTTTTTATCTCTGGTTTGATGAGCTCTATCAACCAGACTATGAAAAGATATCATAGACTAAAAGTATCTATGGTTCACGTTGGAGCGTTAAAATTGGGCGCTCAGCCTTCGAATTACAAGTATTTAAACTTGAGAGGTTCGAACATTAACGACTCGCTGTTGAAACCCGTTTACAATTTGATTATGAGCTATAACGGGAACCGGATGCAGCGGTTGTGGCTATGGATTACTACAGGTGGCTCACTGCAGCGCAATCTGTACTGTGGTCGCTTTAGCTACTTGTCAAAAATACCGATCCTGACCTCgatcatcaaaaatgaCTTTTGGACCTCATTTAAAGGTTTACTAAAGTATAAAGATCTCTCTAAATAG
- the TDEL0D02240 gene encoding SYLF and SH3 domain-containing protein (similar to Saccharomyces cerevisiae LSB3 (YFR024C-A) and YSC84 (YHR016C); ancestral locus Anc_1.356): MGINNPIPRSLKSETKKAAKVLASFVKPNQVFGADQVIPPNVLKRAKGLAIITVLKAGFLFSGRAGSGVIVARLKDGTWSAPSAIAMAGAGAGGMVGVELTDFVFILNSAEAVKSFSEFGTVTLGGNISVSAGPLGRNAEAAASASTGGVSAVFAYSKSKGLFAGVSLEGSVIVERREANRKFYGDSCTAKMILSGRIRPPPAADPIFRVLESRAFNYKSAMPADDYEDDFYDDIPSSFDSSEVSSTRPTTKSTRQRRSGSRSYFDDDDGFDDEHSGYNGRRSGRDREDYNDSFNDPSGASEYYRSQRRQTQRDSRSPQHTNTRWEDDIYDRDRDVDDLSNRFSKSRISSSSAGNGRASRPMSEKPDFGSPSSSNAPKAVALYSFAGEESGDLPFRKGDVITILKKSESQDDWWTGRVNGREGIFPANYVELV, encoded by the exons ATGGGTATCAACAATCCAATTCCCAGGAGTTTGAAGAGTGAAACCAA AAAGGCTGCAAAAGTGCTGGCAAGCTTTGTGAAGCCCAACCAGGTGTTTGGAGCTGATCAAGTGATCCCACCAAATGTGCTGAAGCGTGCTAAGGGGCTTGCAATCATTACAGTTTTGAAAGCAGGTTTCCTCTTCTCAGGAAGAGCTGGTTCAGGTGTGATTGTGGCCAGATTAAAAGATGGTACGTGGTCTGCTCCCTCGGCTATTGCTATGGCAGGTGCTGGGGCTGGTGGTATGGTTGGTGTGGAATTGACAGATTTCGTGTTTATCTTAAACTCGGCAGAGGCGGTCAAATCCTTCTCAGAGTTTGGTACTGTGACTCTGGGTGGTAATATTTCAGTCTCCGCAGGTCCGTTGGGTAGAAATGCTGAAGCAGCTGCTTCGGCGTCTACTGGTGGTGTCTCAGCGGTGTTTGCGTATTCCAAGAGTAAAGGTTTATTTGCAGGTGTCTCTCTTGAGGGATCTGTTATTGTGGAGAGAAGAGAAGCCAATAGGAAATTCTACGGTGATAGTTGTACAGCTAAGATGATCCTCTCGGGTCGCATAAGACCACCTCCAGCGGCGGATCCTATATTCCGTGTTTTGGAGTCAAGAGCTTTCAATTATAAATCGGCTATGCCTGCTGACGACTACGAGGACGATTTTTACGATGATATACCAAGTTCTTTTGATTCCTCAGAAGTGTCGTCCACCCGACCCACCACGAAATCTAcgaggcaaagaagaagcggATCCCGTAGCTATTTTGACGATGACGACggttttgatgatgagcatAGTGGCTATAACGGCCGCCGTAGTGGTCGTGACCGTGAGGATTATAATGATAGTTTTAATGACCCATCAGGAGCCAGTGAGTACTACAGAAGCCAGAGAAGACAGACCCAACGGGATAGCAGATCGCCTCAACATACCAATACTCGTTGGGAAGATGACATATACGATCGTGATCGTGATGTTGATGACTTGTCTAACAGATTCTCCAAGTCAAGAATATCTTCTAGCTCGGCCGGTAACGGACGTGCATCTAGACCAATGTCAGAGAAGCCTGACTTCGGCTCTCCTAGTTCATCCAATGCGCCAAAGGCGGTGGCGTTGTACAGTTTCGCCGGCGAGGAATCTGGCGATCTGCCATTCAGGAAGGGTGACGTTATTACCATTTTAAAGAAATCAGAGTCTCAAGATGATTGGTGGACTGGAAGAGTTAATGGAAGAGAAGGTATTTTCCCAGCAAATTATGTTGAATTGGTCTAA
- the ARG4 gene encoding argininosuccinate lyase ARG4 (similar to Saccharomyces cerevisiae ARG4 (YHR018C); ancestral locus Anc_1.354), which produces MSDNTQKLWGGRFTGETDPLMHLYNASLPYDYKMYKADLEGTKVYTSGLQKLGLLTEDELKKIHSGLEEIKKEWDEDKFVRHPNDEDIHTANERRLGEIIGRNIAGKVHTGRSRNDQCVTDLRIYCRDLLNDKLFPDLQALVDVMIKRGKEEIDVLMPGYTHLQRAQPIRWSHWLSSYATYFTEDFKRLRQIMDRINQSPLGAGALAGHPYGIDREFLAAGLGFDGVIGNSLVAVSDRDFIVELMFWGTLFMNHISRFAEDLIIYSTAEFGFIKLNDAYSTGSSLMPQKKNADSLELLRGKSGRVFGDLAGFLMSLKGIPSTYDKDMQEDKEALFDCLVTVEHSILIATGVISTLFVQKENMENALTMDMLATDLADYLVRKGVPFRETHHISGECVALAENLKLSGIDKLTLEQYQKIDSRFGPDLFETFNFEQSVERRDATGGTAKSAVLKQFENLASQIHTI; this is translated from the coding sequence atgtctgATAATACGCAAAAACTCTGGGGTGGTAGATTCACCGGTGAGACCGATCCATTGATGCATTTGTACAATGCGTCACTGCCATATGATTACAAGATGTACAAAGCAGACTTGGAAGGTACGAAGGTCTACACTTCTGGGTTGCAAAAATTGGGATTGTTGACTGAAGATGAGTTAAAAAAGATTCACAGTGGGCTGGaggagatcaagaaggaaTGGGACGAGGACAAGTTTGTTCGTCATCCTaacgatgaagatattCATACAGCAAATGAAAGACGCCTTGGTGAGATTATTGGCCGTAACATTGCTGGTAAAGTTCATACTGGTAGATCTCGTAACGACCAATGTGTGACAGATTTGAGAATTTACTGCCGTGATCTGTTGAACGATAAGCTTTTCCCAGATTTGCAAGCTCTAGTTGATGTCATGATCAAGAGAGGTAAGGAAGAGATCGATGTTTTAATGCCAGGTTATACACATTTGCAAAGAGCTCAGCCAATTAGATGGTCTCACTGGCTAAGTTCGTACGCCACTTATTTTACCGAGGATTTCAAGAGGTTGCGTCAAATAATGGACAGAATCAACCAGTCGCCATTAGGTGCAGGTGCTCTTGCTGGTCACCCTTACGGTATCGATAGAGAGTTTTTGGCTGCAGGCTTGGGTTTCGATGGCGTCATCGGTAACTCTCTAGTTGCTGTTTCTGACAGAGATTTCATCGTTGAACTAATGTTCTGGGGTACTTTATTCATGAACCATATTTCTCGTTTCGCTGAGGATTTGATCATTTACTCCACTGCCGAATTCGGGTTCATTAAGTTGAATGATGCTTACTCTACAGGTTCTTCTCTAATGCcacagaagaagaacgctGACTCTTTGGAACTCCTCAGAGGTAAATCTGGTAGAGTTTTCGGTGACTTGGCTGggtttttgatgagtttgaagGGTATCCCATCCACTTATGATAAGGACATGCAAGAAGATAAAGAGGCTTTGTTCGACTGTTTAGTTACGGTTGAGCATTCTATTTTGATCGCTACTGGTGTGATCTCAACACTTTTTGTGCAGAAGGAAAATATGGAAAATGCTCTGACCATGGATATGTTGGCCACTGATTTAGCAGATTATTTGGTCAGAAAGGGTGTTCCATTTAGAGAGACCCATCACATTTCAGGTGAATGTGTCGCCTTGGCTGAAAACCTGAAATTGAGCGGTATTGACAAGCTAACTTTAGAGCAATACCAAAAGATTGACTCCAGATTTGGTCCTGATCTATTCGAAACGTTCAACTTTGAACAAAgtgttgaaagaagagacgCGACTGGTGGTACTGCAAAATCTGCTGTATTGAAACAATTTGAGAACCTAGCCTCTCAAATACATACTATTTAG
- the PES4 gene encoding Pes4p (similar to Saccharomyces cerevisiae PES4 (YFR023W) and MIP6 (YHR015W); ancestral locus Anc_1.357): protein MINPFIPRRVNILNNISPNVSRKHGEILKDETIKTTTIIETLDEHPKGKDENSSVSSRSSQSETSDVVKLNYTNGDSAANVGIKSKLSSTLESKSVVALFIGDLEPSVTENMLRDIFGKFRSLTSVKICLDSNSGKSLGYGYLNFANSEDAEKATEEFNYRPIEGQEVRIMPSLRNSFYRKNVGTNVFFSNLPLEDSRLTTRVFYDTFKKYGKILSCKLDKRKDIGFIYFNNDQSARKVIKDYNGKEFFGNKVLCGIHFDKDFRKYPEFEKRISNLDSITVAMEELTTEDSNKVVLQRDSGSQVPHPNAVFVKNLPMDCTNEEILDFFSNIGPVKSVFSSKAPKFNSLWAFVTYKRGSDTSKSIQFYNDKEFKNRRLIVSKAVPKEGKNQSPSNYKNYKTIVQIDDVSPVLNEEFLSQLCIQERIKINKLHITSFNEKTLTYSGFIKCKTKNDATRVFASLNNRLIGGSVIKCSWGKYEPTAAPTNVRIDGPRDFQQAQLLAFPLCHPLYYSMKQSPNQNGFSQLPLPLGKNKCDRKDEEQKAEILHLLRRQVRKGIDFLKYPSATRDENLTCIADYIFDVYWRGDIDSLTKFMLLMNTNTQHEGILQRQIKEAANFLGFGR, encoded by the coding sequence ATGATTAACCCTTTCATTCCGCGGAGGGTTAACATTCTGAACAACATCTCCCCAAATGTCAGTAGGAAACATGGTGAAATTCTCAAGGATGAGACCATTAAGACAACCACTATAATAGAGACACTTGATGAGCATCCAAAAGGTAAAGATGAAAACAGTTCGGTTTCATCGAGATCTTCACAATCCGAAACGTCTGATGTAGTTAAGTTGAACTACACAAATGGCGATTCTGCTGCTAACGTGGGGATAAAATCGAAGCTAAGTTCTACTTTGGAAAGTAAATCAGTGGTGGCATTATTTATCGGTGACCTGGAGCCTTCAGTTACTGAGAATATGCTTAGGGATATATTTGGCAAATTTCGGTCACTAACCTCTGTGAAAATATGCCTGGACTCAAACTCAGGAAAGTCTCTGGGTTATGGCTATTTGAATTTTGCGAACAGCGAAGATGCAGAGAAGGCCACAGAAGAATTCAATTACAGACCCATTGAAGGACAAGAGGTAAGAATTATGCCTTCTCTCAGAAACTCCTTTTATCGCAAGAATGTCGGTACGAAtgttttcttttcaaatttaccaCTTGAAGATTCCAGATTGACAACAAGGGTTTTCTATGACACTTTTAAGAAATATGGCAAGATTTTGTCATGTAAACTGGATAAGAGAAAAGATATTGGTTTTATCTATTTCAATAACGATCAGTCAGCAAGGAAGGTGATAAAAGATTACAACGGCAAGGAGTTCTTTGGAAATAAGGTTTTATGTGGTATTcattttgataaagatttTCGTAAATATCCAGAGTTCGAGAAAAGAATATCCAATTTGGACTCCATAACAGTTGCCATGGAAGAACTGACCACAGAGGATTCCAATAAGGTCGTACTTCAACGTGATTCTGGTTCTCAGGTCCCACATCCGAACGCGGTCTTTGTTAAAAACTTACCTATGGATTGTACTAATGAAGAGATTCtagatttcttcagtaaTATTGGGCCCGTTAAATCAGTGTTTTCTTCTAAAGCACCTAAATTCAACTCTCTTTGGGCATTCGTAACCTACAAGAGAGGGTCAGATACGAGCAAGTCTATTCAGTTCTACAAtgacaaagagtttaagAACAGGCGGCTCATCGTTTCGAAAGCAGTACCCAAAGAAGGTAAAAACCAATCTCCTTCAAATTAtaaaaattacaaaacaATCGTCCAGATCGATGATGTGAGCCCAGTGCtaaatgaagaatttttgaGTCAATTGTGTATTCAAGAGAGGATAAAAATCAATAAATTACACATAACCTCTTTCAATGAGAAAACACTGACCTACTCAGGTTTCATCAAGTGCAAAACCAAGAATGATGCAACCAGAGTGTTTGCTTCACTGAACAATCGGCTAATCGGAGGTTCTGTCATTAAATGTTCCTGGGGAAAGTATGAGCCTACTGCCGCCCCAACAAATGTCCGAATTGATGGCCCCAGGGATTTCCAGCAAGCTCAATTGTTGGCTTTTCCATTATGTCACCCACTCTACTATTCTATGAAGCAATCTCCTAATCAGAATGGTTTCAGTCAGTTACCACTGCCTTTAGGCAAGAACAAGTGTGATCGTAAAGATGAGGAGCAAAAGGCCgaaattcttcatttaTTAAGAAGACAAGTAAGGAAGGgtattgattttttgaagtatCCAAGTGCAACTAGAGATGAGAACCTTACTTGTATAGCAGATTATATTTTTGACGTTTATTGGCGAGGCGATATTGATAGTTTGACAAAGTTTATGCTTTTAATGAACACCAATACACAACACGAAGGCATCTTACAAAGACAGATTAAGGAAGCTGCGAACTTCCTCGGTTTCGGAAGATGA